A section of the Methanosarcina mazei S-6 genome encodes:
- a CDS encoding DNA-directed RNA polymerase subunit A', whose translation MANVPPIPKRISSIKFGLMSPKEIRKMSATPIITADTYDDDGFPIDMGLMDTKLGVIDPGLRCKTCSGRAGECPGHFGHIELVAPVVHVGFNKVIRKLLRATCRKCSKILLEPAQKQQFLDQLTAVEEIGHMPDDLINEVYKEASKVKNCPYCNEEQLEIKFEKPSEYLENGEKLTPTEIRDRFENIPDEDIRVVGMDPKNARPEWMILTVLPVPPVTVRPSITLESGQRSEDDLTHKLVDIIRINQRFQENREAGAPQLIIEDLWELLQYHVTTFFDNSVSGIPPARHRSGRPLKTLSQRLKGKEGRFRGSLSGKRVNFSARTVISPDPNLSINEVGVPMPIAKILTMPAVVTPRNIEQLKVYVRNGEDIHPGANYVFRSDGRRIKVTNMNKEDLAEKLEFGWTVERQLKDGDTVLFNRQPSLHKMSIMAHSVKVLPNKTFRLNPAVCPPYNADFDGDEMNMHALQTEESRAEAKILMQVQENILSPRFGGPIIGGIHDHISGLFLLTRFENRISSFDAYDLLRKSSARSLPEPAGHDEYGKPYWTGKQIFSQILPEGLNAEFSAQVCSHCDTCKKEECPNDAYVVIRDGKLITGTVDEAAIGAFKGKIQDRIIKEIGPEAGARFVDDMTKLAIRAIMRTGLSFGIADEDIPKEARIQINEVLTEAEDAVQNLIKSYINKELDPLPGRTLDETIEMSIMQKLGKARDKTGNIADSHMGLENSAVIMARSGARGSILNLTQMAACVGQQAVRGERIRRGYAGRTLPHFLEGDLGSDAHGFVKASYKSGLNPTEYFFHAIGGREGLVDTAVRTSQSGYLQRRLVNALQDLEVQYDLTVRDTRGVLVQFKYGEDGINPTKSDFSKPDTIHRIVRSVVNKEVA comes from the coding sequence ATGGCAAACGTACCTCCAATTCCTAAAAGAATTTCTTCTATCAAATTCGGCTTAATGTCCCCAAAAGAAATCCGTAAGATGAGTGCAACCCCCATTATCACGGCTGACACTTATGATGACGACGGGTTTCCAATTGACATGGGGCTTATGGACACAAAACTCGGGGTTATTGACCCCGGGCTTCGCTGCAAGACCTGCTCTGGCAGGGCGGGTGAGTGTCCTGGACACTTCGGGCACATTGAACTTGTTGCCCCTGTTGTCCATGTAGGTTTTAACAAAGTAATCAGAAAACTTCTCAGGGCAACCTGCAGGAAATGCAGCAAGATCCTTCTGGAACCGGCACAGAAGCAGCAGTTTCTGGACCAGCTTACTGCAGTCGAAGAGATCGGGCACATGCCTGATGACCTGATTAATGAAGTATATAAAGAAGCCAGCAAGGTGAAAAACTGCCCTTACTGCAATGAAGAACAACTTGAAATCAAGTTCGAAAAGCCCAGCGAGTACCTGGAAAACGGAGAGAAGCTGACCCCTACCGAGATAAGGGACCGCTTTGAAAACATCCCTGACGAAGATATAAGGGTTGTAGGGATGGACCCGAAAAACGCAAGGCCTGAATGGATGATCCTTACAGTCCTGCCGGTACCCCCTGTTACCGTACGTCCTTCAATTACACTGGAATCCGGGCAGCGCAGTGAAGACGACCTGACCCACAAGCTGGTAGACATTATCAGGATCAACCAGCGGTTCCAGGAAAACAGGGAAGCAGGAGCTCCACAGCTTATCATTGAGGACCTCTGGGAACTTCTCCAGTATCACGTTACCACATTCTTTGACAACTCGGTTTCAGGAATTCCGCCTGCAAGGCACAGGTCTGGAAGGCCTCTCAAGACCCTCTCCCAGCGTTTAAAAGGTAAAGAAGGGAGGTTCAGGGGAAGCCTGTCAGGTAAGCGTGTTAACTTCTCAGCCCGTACTGTTATCTCCCCTGACCCGAACCTCAGCATAAACGAAGTCGGTGTGCCCATGCCCATTGCAAAGATCCTGACAATGCCTGCAGTGGTGACCCCAAGGAACATCGAACAGCTCAAGGTCTATGTAAGGAATGGTGAAGATATCCACCCGGGAGCAAACTACGTTTTCAGGTCAGACGGCAGGCGCATAAAAGTAACCAATATGAATAAGGAAGACCTCGCCGAGAAGCTGGAATTCGGCTGGACTGTGGAGCGCCAGTTAAAAGACGGCGATACTGTGCTTTTCAACAGGCAGCCGTCTCTTCACAAAATGAGTATCATGGCACACTCAGTAAAGGTGCTGCCGAACAAAACTTTCAGGCTGAACCCTGCTGTCTGTCCTCCGTATAACGCTGACTTTGACGGGGACGAAATGAACATGCACGCCCTCCAGACAGAAGAGTCAAGGGCTGAGGCAAAGATCCTCATGCAGGTCCAGGAGAACATCCTTTCCCCGCGTTTCGGAGGTCCCATTATCGGAGGGATCCACGACCACATTTCGGGTCTTTTCCTGCTGACCCGTTTTGAAAACAGAATTTCCAGTTTTGATGCTTACGACCTTCTCAGGAAGAGCAGCGCACGCAGCCTGCCTGAACCTGCAGGGCATGATGAGTACGGAAAACCGTACTGGACAGGAAAACAGATCTTCAGCCAGATCCTGCCTGAAGGTCTCAATGCAGAGTTCTCAGCTCAGGTCTGCTCACACTGCGATACCTGCAAGAAAGAAGAATGCCCGAACGATGCCTATGTGGTAATCCGGGATGGAAAACTCATTACAGGTACCGTAGACGAAGCGGCAATAGGGGCTTTCAAAGGAAAGATTCAGGACCGCATCATCAAGGAAATTGGCCCCGAAGCAGGAGCCCGCTTTGTGGATGACATGACTAAACTGGCAATCAGGGCAATCATGCGCACGGGACTGAGTTTCGGAATTGCTGATGAAGATATCCCGAAAGAAGCCAGGATCCAGATCAATGAGGTCCTCACAGAGGCTGAAGATGCCGTGCAGAACCTTATCAAGTCATACATAAATAAAGAGCTTGACCCCCTCCCGGGAAGGACCCTTGACGAAACAATTGAAATGAGTATCATGCAGAAGCTGGGTAAAGCCAGAGACAAGACTGGTAACATAGCAGACAGCCACATGGGTCTTGAAAACTCTGCAGTTATTATGGCTCGTTCGGGAGCCAGAGGTTCTATCCTCAACCTTACTCAGATGGCAGCCTGTGTCGGCCAGCAGGCAGTGCGTGGTGAGCGCATCCGCAGAGGGTATGCAGGCAGAACCCTGCCCCACTTCCTTGAAGGTGACCTGGGATCAGATGCCCACGGATTCGTTAAGGCAAGCTACAAGAGCGGGCTCAACCCGACCGAGTATTTCTTCCACGCCATCGGTGGTAGAGAAGGTCTTGTGGACACTGCGGTCAGGACATCGCAGTCAGGTTACCTGCAGAGAAGACTTGTCAATGCCCTTCAGGACCTTGAGGTCCAGTACGACCTTACAGTAAGGGATACAAGAGGTGTGCTTGTACAGTTCAAGTACGGGGAAGATGGAATTAACCCGACAAAGAGTGATTTCAGCAAACCCGACACTATCCACAGGATTGTCCGTTCCGTAGTAAACAAGGAGGTGGCATGA
- the rpoA2 gene encoding DNA-directed RNA polymerase subunit A'' — MSISEATVDSMIKDLPLPSNILKTLRDDVIKAGVSKKEMEEIIERVMEEYTVSCIEPCDAAGVVAAQSIGEPGTQMTMRTFHYAGVAEINVTLGLPRLIEIVDARKIPSTPMMTIALSKEHPEDYAYDREKTRALAWEIEATKIDHIADVTTDLSQMKLIIDLHEKAMEGRNITIDRVKEKFNEELNVLVSISPDIDNQIVITPGEPSYRELLQLAKSIHNVTLKGIEGIKRVVVRKEGEEYTLYTEGSALREVLQFEGVDRTRTSTNNINEIYEVLGIEAARNAIIKEATDTLREQGLTVDIRHIMLVADLMTSDGEVKQIGRHGISGEKASVFARAAFEVTVNHLLDAGMRGYVDQLQGVTENIIVGQPIRMGTGDVHLISRKAEKVVEVPPEIETAEEIEVEEG; from the coding sequence ATGAGCATCAGCGAAGCCACAGTAGACAGCATGATAAAGGACCTTCCACTTCCTTCTAACATTTTAAAAACTCTGAGGGACGATGTTATCAAGGCAGGGGTAAGCAAAAAAGAAATGGAAGAGATTATAGAAAGGGTAATGGAAGAATATACGGTCTCGTGCATTGAGCCCTGTGACGCTGCTGGAGTTGTTGCAGCCCAGTCAATAGGAGAACCGGGCACTCAGATGACGATGCGTACCTTCCACTACGCCGGTGTGGCTGAGATTAACGTTACCCTGGGTCTTCCTCGTTTGATTGAAATCGTGGATGCAAGGAAGATTCCGAGCACTCCTATGATGACAATTGCCCTTTCCAAAGAACACCCGGAAGACTATGCTTACGACAGGGAAAAGACAAGAGCCCTTGCATGGGAGATTGAAGCAACCAAAATAGACCATATCGCTGACGTTACCACTGACCTTTCCCAGATGAAGCTTATAATAGACCTGCACGAAAAAGCAATGGAAGGCAGGAATATTACAATAGACCGGGTAAAGGAGAAGTTCAATGAAGAGCTCAATGTCCTGGTCAGCATCTCTCCTGATATAGACAACCAGATTGTTATCACTCCCGGAGAGCCTTCTTACAGGGAACTGCTCCAGCTTGCAAAGAGCATCCATAATGTTACCCTCAAAGGCATAGAAGGGATCAAAAGAGTCGTGGTCCGAAAAGAGGGCGAAGAATATACCCTGTATACAGAAGGGTCGGCTCTTCGTGAAGTCCTGCAGTTTGAAGGCGTGGACAGGACCAGAACCAGCACAAACAACATTAACGAAATTTACGAAGTGTTGGGGATCGAGGCTGCAAGAAACGCAATCATCAAGGAGGCTACGGATACCCTGCGTGAACAGGGTCTTACCGTGGACATCAGGCACATCATGCTTGTGGCAGACCTTATGACTTCGGACGGGGAAGTAAAACAGATAGGCAGGCACGGTATTTCAGGTGAAAAGGCAAGTGTATTTGCCCGTGCGGCTTTCGAAGTTACTGTGAACCATCTTCTCGATGCAGGTATGCGCGGATACGTGGACCAGCTGCAGGGTGTTACGGAAAACATCATTGTCGGCCAGCCGATCCGCATGGGTACGGGAGACGTACACCTTATAAGCAGAAAAGCAGAGAAAGTGGTGGAAGTACCACCGGAAATCGAAACAGCAGAAGAAATTGAAGTCGAAGAGGGGTGA
- a CDS encoding 50S ribosomal protein L30e, which yields MKINVDKSLIKAVKTGKVIIGANRTVDAAENGSAKMVVLASNCPADIKKKVQETNVPVLEYEGTSVELGPVCGKPFTIAAMAILDAGESDILAATA from the coding sequence ATGAAGATTAATGTTGATAAATCTCTTATTAAGGCTGTGAAAACAGGAAAAGTAATAATCGGAGCCAACAGGACCGTTGATGCAGCAGAAAATGGCTCAGCAAAAATGGTGGTTCTGGCATCAAACTGCCCGGCAGATATTAAGAAGAAAGTTCAGGAAACAAATGTTCCGGTTCTTGAATACGAAGGCACAAGTGTGGAACTCGGGCCCGTATGCGGAAAGCCGTTCACGATTGCAGCCATGGCAATCCTTGATGCAGGCGAATCAGATATACTTGCAGCTACAGCTTGA
- a CDS encoding NusA-like transcription termination signal-binding factor, giving the protein MGEIRLTAESIQYIALFENMTRAKILDCIPEEERLVYVVKQGDMGLAIGKNGENINRVKKALDKPIELVEYSEDPVTFIKNAFGPVSVSSVNLTNKNGKRLAYVEVPNKEKGLAIGRNGKNIEKVKMLARRHHNIEDVILQ; this is encoded by the coding sequence TTGGGTGAAATAAGACTTACTGCAGAAAGCATCCAGTACATTGCATTGTTTGAAAACATGACACGGGCCAAGATACTTGACTGTATCCCGGAAGAGGAAAGGCTTGTGTATGTTGTAAAGCAGGGCGATATGGGGCTTGCAATAGGCAAAAACGGAGAAAATATAAACCGTGTTAAAAAAGCCCTGGACAAACCCATTGAGCTTGTGGAGTATTCAGAGGATCCTGTAACTTTTATCAAGAACGCCTTCGGACCGGTATCTGTAAGTTCAGTGAACCTTACAAATAAAAATGGCAAGCGATTAGCTTATGTAGAGGTACCCAATAAAGAGAAGGGACTTGCCATCGGTCGCAACGGTAAGAATATAGAGAAAGTGAAAATGCTTGCACGTCGTCATCACAATATAGAAGACGTGATCCTGCAGTGA
- a CDS encoding 30S ribosomal protein S12 yields MAKGKYAANILKQTRKDARWKDTYYGRRVLGLNVKADPLGGAPQGRGIVLEKVGVEAKQPNSAIRKCVRIQLIKNGRQVTAFCPGDGAVNFIDEHDEVTVERIGGRMGGAMGDIPGVRFKVIAVNNVSLNQLVIGRLEKPRR; encoded by the coding sequence ATGGCTAAAGGAAAATATGCAGCTAATATACTCAAACAAACCAGGAAAGATGCCCGCTGGAAAGACACATACTACGGCAGGCGTGTTCTTGGTCTGAATGTTAAGGCTGACCCGCTTGGTGGTGCACCTCAGGGTCGGGGAATAGTATTGGAAAAAGTAGGAGTCGAAGCCAAACAGCCGAACTCCGCAATCAGGAAATGCGTAAGAATCCAGCTCATTAAAAACGGGCGTCAGGTAACCGCTTTCTGTCCCGGAGACGGTGCAGTAAACTTCATTGACGAACACGATGAAGTTACCGTAGAAAGGATCGGAGGCCGAATGGGCGGTGCTATGGGTGACATTCCCGGCGTACGTTTTAAAGTAATTGCCGTAAACAACGTGTCCCTGAACCAGCTGGTCATCGGCAGATTGGAAAAACCCAGGAGATGA
- a CDS encoding 30S ribosomal protein S7, with protein sequence MIFLYKIFGKWDPTEVEVRDLGIKRYVSLAPVIVPHSSGKHARQQFNKSEISIVERLANNLMRTETNTGKKQVTLRAVEEAFDIINRKTQQNPIQILVDAIANAGPREEVVRLKYGGISVPKAVDTAPQRRVDTALRYISMGTNAAAFKSKRSVAECLATELIGAANRDTKSFSINRKDAKERVAKAAR encoded by the coding sequence ATGATTTTTTTGTACAAGATTTTTGGGAAATGGGACCCTACGGAAGTTGAGGTCAGGGATCTCGGAATTAAGCGCTATGTCAGTCTTGCACCTGTAATTGTTCCGCACAGCAGTGGGAAACATGCCAGGCAGCAGTTTAACAAATCCGAAATTTCCATTGTAGAGCGCCTCGCAAACAACCTCATGAGGACAGAAACAAACACTGGAAAGAAGCAGGTGACCCTCCGCGCAGTCGAAGAGGCTTTTGATATCATCAACAGGAAGACCCAGCAGAACCCTATCCAGATTCTCGTGGACGCCATTGCAAATGCAGGCCCCAGAGAAGAAGTGGTCAGGCTGAAGTACGGCGGAATCTCGGTTCCAAAAGCAGTTGACACCGCACCTCAGAGGCGTGTTGACACCGCTCTTCGCTACATCAGCATGGGAACAAACGCTGCAGCCTTCAAATCCAAGCGCTCTGTTGCAGAGTGTCTTGCAACCGAACTTATAGGTGCAGCAAACCGCGATACAAAATCCTTCTCCATCAACAGAAAGGATGCAAAGGAAAGAGTTGCGAAGGCAGCCCGTTAA